Proteins co-encoded in one Callospermophilus lateralis isolate mCalLat2 chromosome 2, mCalLat2.hap1, whole genome shotgun sequence genomic window:
- the LOC143391386 gene encoding olfactory receptor 51B2-like, whose protein sequence is MWPNVSAAPFLLNGFPGLEASYHWISILFFAIYISVFLGNGTLLYLIKDDCHLQEPMYYFLAMLAGTDLTVTLTTMPTVMGVLWVNHREISHGACFLQAYVIHSLSIVESGILLAMAYDRFIAICFPLRYKSILTNSRVMKIGLGVLLRGFLSLVPPILPLFWFPYCRSHVLSHAFCLHQDVMKLACADITFNRLYPVVLVALTFFLDALIILFSYILILKTVMGIASGEERAKALNTCASHMSCVLVFYITVIGLTFIHRFGKHAPHVVHITMSYVYFLFPPFMNPIIYSIKTKQIQRSIIQLFSGYNRA, encoded by the coding sequence ATGTGGCCCAATGTTAGTGCTGCCCCGTTTCTGTTGAATGGCTTCCCAGGTCTGGAGGCATCTTATCACtggatctccattctcttctttGCCATCTATATCTCTGTGTTTCTGGGCAATGGCACACTCCTCTACCTCATCAAAGATGACTGCCACCTCCAGGAACCCATGTACTACTTCCTTGCCATGCTGGCAGGCACAGACCTCACAGTGACATTGACGACAATGCCTACAGTAATGGGTGTCTTATGGGTGAATCACAGGGAGATAAGCCATGGGGCCTGCTTCTTACAGGCCTATGTCATTCACTCCCTTTCCATTGTAGAATCAGGCATCCTGCTTGCCATGGCCTATGACCGTTttattgccatctgctttcctCTGAGGTACAAATCCATCCTTACCAACTCCAGGGTGATGAAAATAGGTCTGGGGGTACTGCTAAGAGGCTTTTTATCTCTTGTGCCCCCAATTCTGCCACTCTTTTGGTTTCCATATTGCCGTTCCCATGTTCTTTCCCATGCCTTTTGCCTCCACCAAGATGTCATGAAACTTGCTTGTGCTGATATTACATTTAATCGCTTATATCCGGTTGTTCTGGTGGCTCTGACGTTCTTCCTAGATGCTCtgatcattctcttttcttacatcctgattCTGAAGACAGTTATGGGCATTGCCTCTGGAGAGGAGCGAGCTAAGGCCCTCAACACTTGTGCCTCCCATATGAGCTGTGTCCTGGTATTTTACATCACTGTGATTGGCCTGACCTTCATCCACAGGTTTGGGAAACATGCCCCCCACGTGGTCCACATTACCATGAGCTATGTCTATTTTCTCTTTCCTCCATTCATGAACCCAATTATATACAGCATCAAGACCAAGCAGATTCAGAGGAGCATCATTCAACTATTTTCTGGGTATAACAGGGCTTGA
- the LOC143388749 gene encoding olfactory receptor 51B6 yields MWFNTTTSPFLLTGFPGMEKAHHLISIPLLVTYISILLGNSTLLFLISDDHNLHEPMYYFLAMLAATDLGVTLTTMPTVLGVLWLNHREIGHGACFSQAYFIHTLSIVESGVLLAMAYDRFIAIRNPLRYTSILTDTKVIKIGVGVLARAGLSIMPIIIRLHWLPYCRSHILSHAFCLHQDVIKLACADITFNRLYPVVVVFAMVLLDFLIIFFSYILILQTVMGIASRDERAKALNTCVSHICCILVFYVTVVGLTFIHRFGKHVPHVVHITMSYIYFLFPPFMNPVIYSIKTKQIQIGIFRLFSLPCCKARLTAL; encoded by the coding sequence ATGTGGTTCAACACCACTACCTCTCCATTCCTGCTCACAGGCTTCCCAGGCATGGAAAAGGCACATCACTTGATTTCTATCCctttattggtgacctacatctcCATCCTCCTTGGCAACAGCACCCTCCTCTTTCTCATCAGCGATGACCATAACCTTCATGAGCCCATGTACTATTTCTTAGCTATGCTGGCAGCTACAGATCTTGGAGTGACATTGACCACAATGCCCACAGTGCTGGGTGTTCTGTGGTTAAACCACAGAGAGATTGGCCATGGGGCCTGCTTCTCTCAGGCATACTTTATCCACACTCTTTCTATTGTGGAGTCGGGGGTCTTGCTGGCCATGGCTTATGACCGTTTCATTGCCATACGCAATCCCTTAAGATATACTTCCATCCTAACTGACACCAAGGTAATAAAAATTGGGGTGGGAGTATTGGCCAGAGCTGGTCTATCAATTATGCCAATAATCATTCGCCTGCATTGGTTACCCTATTGTCGATCCCACATTCTCTCGCATGCATTTTGTCTACACCAGGACGTCATCAAGCTAGCCTGTGCTGACATCACCTTCAATCGTCTCTACCCAGTTGTGGTTGTATTTGCAATGGTCCTGTTAGACTTTCTCATCATCTTTTTCTCCTACATATTGATTCTCCAGACTGTAATGGGCATTGCTTCTAGAGATGAACGGGCCAAAGCGCTCAACACATGTGTCTCCCATATCTGTTGCATCCTAGTCTTCTACGTCACTGTAGTAGGACTGACATTTATTCACAGGTTTGGGAAACATGTTCCTCATGTGGTTCACATCACAATGAGCTACATCTACttccttttccccccttttatgaACCCTGTCATCTATAGCATTAAAACCAAACAGATTCAAATTGGTATATTTCGTCTATTCTCTCTACCTTGTTGTAAAGCAAGACTCACTGCTCTCTGA